In Solimonas sp. K1W22B-7, the DNA window CAGGGCGTTGGCATCGACACCGCCGGTGAGCACCTTGCCGGAGCTGGGCGCCACGGTGTTGTAGGCGCGGGCCAGGCGGGTGATGGAGTCCAGCAGGATCACGACGTCGCGCTTGTGCTCGACCAGGCGCTTGGCCTTCTCGATCACCATCTCGGCGACCTGCACGTGGCGCGTGGCGGGCTCGTCGAAGGTGGAGGAGATCACCTCGGCGCGCACGGTGCGCTGCATGTCGGTGACTTCTTCCGGACGCTCGTCCACCAGCAGGATGATGAGATACACATCCGGGTAGTTGGCCGCGATCGACTGCGCGATGTTCTGCATCATGATGGTCTTGCCGGCCTTGGGCGGCGAGACGATCAGACCGCGCTGGCCCTTGCCGAAGGGCGCGACCAGGTCGATGATGCGGGCGGTGATGTCTTCGGTGGTGCCGTTGCCGCGCTCCATCTTGAACTGCTCGTCCGCGAACAGCGGCGTCAGGTTCTCGAAGGAAACCTTCTTGCGGCTGACTTCGAAGGGCTCGAAGTTGATCGAGTCGACCTTCAGCAGCGCGAAGTAGCGCTCGTTGTCCTTGGGCGTGCGGATACGGCCGGCGATGGTGTCGCCGGTGCGCATCGCGAAGCGGCGGATCTGGCTGGGCGAGATGTAGACGTCGTCCGGGCCGGCCAGGTACGAGGCGTCGGGGCCACGCAGGAAGCCGTAGCCGTCCGGCATGATCTCGAGCACACCTTCGATGTAGATGTGCTCGCCACGGCGCGCGGCGGCCTTCAGGATCGTGAAGATCAGATCCTGCTTCTTGACGCGGGCGATGTTCTCCAGGCCCTGCTGCTCGGCAAGCTCGAGCAGTGCCGCCGCCGTCATCTTCTTCAGGTCGGGAACATGCACGACCTTGGGCGGCTGCTGCGACTGCGGGTTGTTCCCGCCATTGCCGTTGCCGTTGCCGCTTTCGTCGTCATCCGACATCTGCGGGGCCGGGCGGGTGGCGTCGTAAGCTTCGCCCCCGGGCGCCATGGGGCCGTCGTTGACGATCGCCGGATCTTCAGGCTGCAGATCGTGGTCGTCTTCGGGGAATCCCTGGTTAGCGAGATTGTTGTTGTTGTTTTGGCCGCCCTGCTGGGGGTTGCGGCCTCCACCGCCGCCGCCGTGACGGCGGTGGCGTTTCATGCGCGGATTGTTAGGCGGCATTTACGTGAGGAGTGACAAAAGCGGCCAACTGGGCCTTGTGGACGGCACCGACCTGGGTCGCGGCGGCTTGGCCGTTCTTGAACAGGATCAGCGTCGGGATGCCGCGGATGCCGAACTTCGGGGGGGTCCCCGGGTTCTCATCCACGTTGAGTTTCACAACCTTGAGCTTGCCGGCGTTCTCCTGGGCGACCTGCTCCAGGATCGGGGCAATCATCCGGCAGGGGCCGCACCATTCCGCCCAGAAATCCACCAGGACGGGCAGGTCCGACTTGAGCACGTCCTGCTCGAACGTGGCGTCGGTGACGGCGGAGATATTTTCGCTCATGGGATACCTCGGTTAGTGGGCCAATGCGGGGGAACAACCCCGCATACCGGAAAGATGGGGGGTACGGCAGGTGCGCACAAGACGCGCAAAAAAACAGTCAGATCGTTATGATTAATTTTTGAAACGGGGAAATAGCGGGCTGTTCTCGTCGCGGCCGGTGATCCAAAAGACGCCGCGCAGCCTGTGTGATGGCTCTATTTCATCCCATCCGACCGCCGCTTGCAAGAGCGCTGGTCCCGACATTAGATACCATTCATGCAGCTCCAGCACCTAAGCGAAGTCACTTTCGAGTCCCTGCCCCTGCATCCGCAGCTCAAGTCAGGGCTTGCCAAACTGGGTTATACGCACTGTACGCCGATTCAGGCGCAGACCCTGCCCCTGGCCCTGGCGGGGGCCGATCTGGCCGGCCAGGCCCAGACCGGCACCGGCAAATCGGCCGCTTTCCTGCTGGCGACGATGAACCAGCTGCTGACCCGCCCCCGCCGCGAAGGCGCCGACCCCGGCCAGCCGCGCGCGCTGATGATGGCCCCCACCCGCGAGCTGGCGATCCAGATCCTCAAGGACGCCGAGCAGCTGGGCGCCGAGACCGGCCTGCGCATGGTGGTCTGCTACGGCGGTGCCGGCTACGAAACCCAGCGCACGGCGATCGAGAACGGCATCGACATCCTGATCGGCACCCCCGGTCGCCTGATCGACTACTTCAAGCAGGGCGTCTACAAGCTCGACCAGATCGAGACCCTGGTGCTGGACGAGGCCGATCGCATGTTCGATCTGGGCTTCATCGTCGACATCCGCTACATGCTGCGCAAGCTGCCGCCGGCCGACCAGCGCCGCAACTACCTGTTCTCGGCCACCCTGTCCCAGCGCGTGCTGGAACTGGCCTACGAGCACATGAATTCGCCGCAGAAGATCGAGATCGAGCCCGAGCAGGTCACCGCCGACCGCGTGCGCCAGGGCCTGATCCACGTCGCCAATGACGAGAAACTGGCCATGCTGGTGGGCCTGCTGCGCCACCACGACCCCTTCCGCACCCTGGTGTTCCTCAATACCAAGCGCGGCGCCGAGGAGGTGGAGGCCGCCCTCAAGCTCAACGGCTTCGAGGCCGCCACCCTGTCCGGCGACGTCGCCCAGACCAAGCGCATCAAGCTGCTGGACGACTTCAAGGAAGGCCGCCTGCCGATCCTGGTGGCCACCGACGTGGCCGCCCGCGGCCTGCACATCCCCGGCGTGTCGCACGTCATCAACTTCGACCTGCCGCAGGACCCGGAGGACTACGTCCACCGTATCGGCCGCACCGCGCGCGCCGGCGCCACCGGCGACGCCATCTCCTTCTGCTGCGAGACCTGGGTCTACTCCCTGCCGCCGATCGAGAAGTACATCGGCGCCAAGATCCCGCTGATGCAGGAGGCCCACGACTGGCTGGCCACCGATTTCGTCGCCCCGCCGCGCCAGCCGCGGCGGCCCTTCACCGGCCGCTCGAGCAGCGGTCGTCCGGGCGGCGGGCGCTCCGGCGGCGGACGCCCGGGGGGCGGCCGGGGCGGCCCCGGCCGGCGACGCTGACCCGCTCGTCAGGTTTGCATTAAAACTCCTTCACAAGTTCTTGGCATTGATATATTTTCTCTACCTGAACAATGTTGCGCCGGCAGGCGATGAGGCGGGTATGAAGAAAAACAGGACAGGCGGATTGGTCGCCGGCTGGCGCCAGTTGCTGCTGGCTCTCGCCCTGGCAGGCCTCAGCGCCGGTGTAAACCCCGCCCTGGCCGCCACCCCGGTCAAGGAAAAAGCCGCCAAGAGCAGCAGCGCCGCCAAGAAGGAAGGCGCGGCCAGCACCAAGACCACGACCAAGCGCAAGTCCGCGGTCGGCAAGAAGGCCACGGGCAAGGCCAAGTCCAAGGCCAGCGCCAAGAAGCGCGTCTCGCGCAAGACCACGCGCCGCTCCGTGCGCCGCGTGGTGGCGGTGGCCCCGGCGATTCCGTCGCTGGGCCAGGCCCTGGGCCTGCACCACACCCGCGACGAACTGAACCTGGGCTCCAGCGTGGCGATGGTGGTGGACCAGCGCACCCACGAGGTGCTGTTCTCCAAGAATCCCGACGCGGTGCTGCCGATCGCCTCGATCACCAAGCTGATGACCGCGCTGGTGGTGATGGACGCGCGCCTGCCGATGGACGAGATCCTGACCATCACCAGCCAGGACATCGACCTCGAGAAGGGCAGCCACTCGCGCCTGCGCGTGGGCCTGGAACTGAGCCGCGAGGACCTGATGCTGCTGGCGCTGATGTCCTCCGAGAACCGCGCCGCCTCGGCGCTGGGCCGCAACTACCCGGGCGGCATCAGTGCCTTCGTCTCGGCGATGAACCGCAAGGCGCGCGAACTGGGCATGCGCGACTCGCGCTTCGTCGACTCCTCCGGCCTGTCCAGCTCCAACGTCTCCAGCGCCAGCGACCTGGTGCGCATGGTCAACGCCGCCTACGGCAACCCGACGATCCGCCGCTTCTCGACGCAGGCCGAGCACACGGTGGAGATGGGCCGGAGCAGCATGCAGTTCGTCAGCAGCAATCGTCTGGTGCGCTACCGCGGCGACGACTGGCAGATCGGCCTGCAGAAGACCGGCTACATCAGCGAAGCCGGCCGCTGCCTGGTGATGCAGGCGCGCATCCAGGACCGCCCGGTGGTCATGGTGTTCCTCGATTCCAGCGGCAAACTGACCCGCTTCGCCGACGCCCAGCGCGTGCGCAACTGGCTGGAAACCCGGCCGCGCGAGCAGATCGCCAGCCCCGGCGTCGGCGGCCTGGTACAGACCGCGAACCCGCCCAAAAGCACGATGTAGCCCGCAAGGCTGCAGCACAAAAGGACCCGCTCGCTGCGGGCCTTTTTGTTTTCAGTGAAGCTTGGTGCCCGGCAGCTTTTCGTGGGAGCGGCTTTAGCCGCGATCTTTTAGCCGCGTGTCCGCGTCTCAGCGCGGAATCAGCTGCTCGATCCGGTCCGCCGCCGGGTCCCAGTCGAAATCCGCCCGGCGCGGCTGCAACGAGTCCGGATGGCGCAGGCCCACCACCTGGCCGATGCCGAAGCGCCGTGCAGAAGCCAGCACCGGCAGGCTGTCGTCGACGAACAGCGCGCGCTCGGGCGCGAAGGGCTTGTCGGCCTGGAAGCGCTGCCAGAACTGCGCGTCTTCTTTCGGAAAGCCATAGTCATGCGAGGACACGATCTGGTGGAAATAACTCCCCAGGCCGGTCTGCTCCATCTTCAGGGTCCAGCTGTCGCGGTGGGCATTGGTGGCCAGCCATAGCTGGCGACCGGAATCACGCACGTGCTGCAGGAAGCGCTCGGCGCCTTCCAGGGCCCGGATGCGCTCGCGGATCTCGCGCTTCAGGCCCGCCATGTCCAGGCCGGTGATGCCGCTCCAGTAGTCGGTGCAGTACCAGGGCAGCGTGTGCTGCACCTCGACGAAGCGCGGCAGCAGCTCCTCGCGCGCCTGCTCCAGGCTCAGGCCACGTGCCTGCGCATAGCGCTCCGGCACCAGCTCGCGCCAGAAGTAGTTGTCGTAAGACAGGTCCAGGATGGTGCCGTCCATGTCCAGGATGACCCACTCGGCCCGGTCCCAGTCCACTTGAAGGAGGTTCTCGCTCATCAGGCGCTTATGATAGCGGCCTCATCCGTCGGAGGCCTCACGTGAAGGTATCGCAGGAAACGCTGGACCAGGTCCTGGCCATTGCCCTTGGCGCCGGCGAAAAGATCCTTGGCATCTACGAATCGGACATCGCCGTCACCACCAAGGACGACGACTCGCCGCTGACCCAGGCCGACCTGGCCGCGCACCACCACATCGTGGCCGGCCTGCAGGCGCTGGCGCCGGAGATTCCGGTGCTGTCCGAGGAAGCGGCCGACATCCCTTACGCCACGCGCCGCCAGTGGTCGCGCTACTGGCTGGTGGACCCGCTGGACGGCACCAAGGAATTCATCAAGCGCAACGGCGAATTCACCGTGAACATCGCCCTGGTGGACAACGGCGTGGCGGTGCTGGGCGTGGTGCATGGCCCAGTGCTGAAGACCAGCTGGATCGCCGCGCAGGGCCTCGGCGCCTGGCGCCTGGAGAATGGCCAGAAGACCGCCATCCGCACCCGCAAGTCGCCGGCCCGCCCGGCGCTGGTGGTCAGCAAGTCGCACCGCGACGCGGCGCTGGAATCCTTCCTGGAAAAGATGCCGGAGCATGACGCGGTCAGCCGCGGCTCCTCGCTGAAGTTCTGCCTGGTGGCCGACGGCGTGGCCGACCTCTACCCGCGTACCGGCCCCACCAGCGAGTGGGACACCGCCGCCGGCCAGTGCGTGGCCGAACAGGCCGGCGCCCAGGTACTGGTG includes these proteins:
- the cysQ gene encoding 3'(2'),5'-bisphosphate nucleotidase CysQ produces the protein MKVSQETLDQVLAIALGAGEKILGIYESDIAVTTKDDDSPLTQADLAAHHHIVAGLQALAPEIPVLSEEAADIPYATRRQWSRYWLVDPLDGTKEFIKRNGEFTVNIALVDNGVAVLGVVHGPVLKTSWIAAQGLGAWRLENGQKTAIRTRKSPARPALVVSKSHRDAALESFLEKMPEHDAVSRGSSLKFCLVADGVADLYPRTGPTSEWDTAAGQCVAEQAGAQVLVMPGLQPLRYNQKESLLNPLFVVIGDPAAGWAERLPKA
- the pbpG gene encoding D-alanyl-D-alanine endopeptidase, whose product is MKKNRTGGLVAGWRQLLLALALAGLSAGVNPALAATPVKEKAAKSSSAAKKEGAASTKTTTKRKSAVGKKATGKAKSKASAKKRVSRKTTRRSVRRVVAVAPAIPSLGQALGLHHTRDELNLGSSVAMVVDQRTHEVLFSKNPDAVLPIASITKLMTALVVMDARLPMDEILTITSQDIDLEKGSHSRLRVGLELSREDLMLLALMSSENRAASALGRNYPGGISAFVSAMNRKARELGMRDSRFVDSSGLSSSNVSSASDLVRMVNAAYGNPTIRRFSTQAEHTVEMGRSSMQFVSSNRLVRYRGDDWQIGLQKTGYISEAGRCLVMQARIQDRPVVMVFLDSSGKLTRFADAQRVRNWLETRPREQIASPGVGGLVQTANPPKSTM
- a CDS encoding DEAD/DEAH box helicase — its product is MQLQHLSEVTFESLPLHPQLKSGLAKLGYTHCTPIQAQTLPLALAGADLAGQAQTGTGKSAAFLLATMNQLLTRPRREGADPGQPRALMMAPTRELAIQILKDAEQLGAETGLRMVVCYGGAGYETQRTAIENGIDILIGTPGRLIDYFKQGVYKLDQIETLVLDEADRMFDLGFIVDIRYMLRKLPPADQRRNYLFSATLSQRVLELAYEHMNSPQKIEIEPEQVTADRVRQGLIHVANDEKLAMLVGLLRHHDPFRTLVFLNTKRGAEEVEAALKLNGFEAATLSGDVAQTKRIKLLDDFKEGRLPILVATDVAARGLHIPGVSHVINFDLPQDPEDYVHRIGRTARAGATGDAISFCCETWVYSLPPIEKYIGAKIPLMQEAHDWLATDFVAPPRQPRRPFTGRSSSGRPGGGRSGGGRPGGGRGGPGRRR
- the yrfG gene encoding GMP/IMP nucleotidase: MSENLLQVDWDRAEWVILDMDGTILDLSYDNYFWRELVPERYAQARGLSLEQAREELLPRFVEVQHTLPWYCTDYWSGITGLDMAGLKREIRERIRALEGAERFLQHVRDSGRQLWLATNAHRDSWTLKMEQTGLGSYFHQIVSSHDYGFPKEDAQFWQRFQADKPFAPERALFVDDSLPVLASARRFGIGQVVGLRHPDSLQPRRADFDWDPAADRIEQLIPR
- the trxA gene encoding thioredoxin TrxA, which gives rise to MSENISAVTDATFEQDVLKSDLPVLVDFWAEWCGPCRMIAPILEQVAQENAGKLKVVKLNVDENPGTPPKFGIRGIPTLILFKNGQAAATQVGAVHKAQLAAFVTPHVNAA
- the rho gene encoding transcription termination factor Rho, which gives rise to MTAAALLELAEQQGLENIARVKKQDLIFTILKAAARRGEHIYIEGVLEIMPDGYGFLRGPDASYLAGPDDVYISPSQIRRFAMRTGDTIAGRIRTPKDNERYFALLKVDSINFEPFEVSRKKVSFENLTPLFADEQFKMERGNGTTEDITARIIDLVAPFGKGQRGLIVSPPKAGKTIMMQNIAQSIAANYPDVYLIILLVDERPEEVTDMQRTVRAEVISSTFDEPATRHVQVAEMVIEKAKRLVEHKRDVVILLDSITRLARAYNTVAPSSGKVLTGGVDANALQKPKRFFGAARNIEEGGSLTIIATALVDTGSKMDEVIYEEFKGTGNMELHLERRIAEKRVFPAININRSGTRKEELMMDPGDLNKVWILRKVLHDMDELGAMEMLIDRMKHTKTNQAFFDSMKRN